In Capsicum annuum cultivar UCD-10X-F1 chromosome 11, UCD10Xv1.1, whole genome shotgun sequence, one genomic interval encodes:
- the LOC107848152 gene encoding protein HGH1 homolog, whose protein sequence is MATELEELIGFLSSPSPPVKKLAVDIVRDYTGSEDGLESLGKYANVVLPSVSRLVGEKKVVSEPAAQALVNLSQKPELAAKMVEMHMVKTSMETLYRQDCEITSLLIMLLVNLTQLDAGIDSLLQSADEKMHGLYVSKLVRSFCSSSSERKVDPFEHVASVLVNISKKEEGRKLLLDQKRCLLKQIVRHDSKSLLRKRGVAGTIRNCCFEAENQLQNLLLISEFLWPALLLPVAGNKVYSEEDTRKMPLELASALSIEREPVTDPEIRVQALEAIYLLILQEAGRRAFWSVNGPRILQVGYAGEDDPKVMEAYERAGSLLIQESGVDEETAETSS, encoded by the exons ATGGCGACGGAGCTAGAAGAATTGATTGGCTTTCTATCATCCCCTTCCCCCCCA GTGAAAAAACTAGCGGTTGATATTGTTCGTGATTATACTGGTTCTGAGGATGGCTTGGAATCTCTTGGAAAGTATGCAAACGTTGTGCTTCCCTCTGTGTCTCGCCTTGTTGGTGAAAAAAAG GTGGTTTCTGAACCTGCGGCTCAAGCATTGGTCAATCTGTCACAAAAGCCAGAGCTGGCAGCTAAGATGGTTGAGATGCATATGGTTAAGACATCGATGGAGACCCTATACAGGCAAGACTGTGAAATCACAAGTCTGCTGATTATGCTCCTTGTTAATCTCACACAGCTGGATGCTGGTATTGATTCTTTGCTTCAG TCTGCAGATGAGAAGATGCATGGCTTATATGTCTCGAAGCTTGTCAGATCATTTTGTTCGTCCTCCTCTGAGAGAAAAG TTGATCCCTTTGAACATGTGGCTTCTGTACTTGTTAACATTTCTAAGAAGGAAGAGGGGAGAAAGCTTTTGCTTGATCAAAAACGCTGCCTTCTAAAGCAAATAGTCCGGCATGATTCTAAGAGCTTGTTGCGAAAGAGAGGG GTCGCAGGAACCATCCGCAACTGCTGCTTTGAAGCGGAGAATCAGCTGCAAAATTTGCTTCTGATTTCTGAATTCTTATGGCCAGCCCTTCTCCTACCAGTTGCTGGAAATAAG GTTTATAGTGAGGAAGACACTAGGAAAATGCCACTAGAGCTTGCAAGTGCACTCTCAATCGAGCGAGAACCCGTTACCGATCCTGAAATTCGTGTACAGGCACTAGAGGCTATTTATTTGCTCATATTACAG GAAGCAGGCAGAAGAGCATTTTGGTCAGTGAATGGTCCTCGGATATTGCAAGTTGGCTATGCAGGCGAGGATGATCCTAAAGTAATGGAAGCATATGAGCGAGCTGGCTCCTTG CTGATTCAAGAGAGTGGAGTCGACGAAGAAACAGCAGAGACATCTTCGTAG
- the LOC107847733 gene encoding probable hexosyltransferase MUCI70 isoform X3: MGVYKSLDQIKNSRRGRNFSVFTNKGLLFWVFVLAVLCFISLAAFALGMHFHVKLEHGMLPWREMREDFIVHDVPERPTKKPRRQLFRDAVDLHSEPKDFMNFTQFSLGYMETEKKASHTDAHDPRFGGHQTLEEREQSFSAVNQTIHCGFLRGAAGLPSTGFDLKEEDKRYMSACRVVVSSCIFGSSDFLRRPTSRLISEYSKKNVCFVMFVDEGTLSTLSKEGSAPDDGGFVGLWKLVVVKNLPYTDTRKTGKVPKFLTHRLFPSSRYSIWLDSKLRLSTDPMLIIDHFLWQTGSEYAISNHYTRHCVWEEVLQNKRLNKYNHTAIDEQFSLYQSDGLTKFDPLDPNPSLPSYVPEGSFIVRAHTPMSNLFSCLWFNEVDRFTSRDQLSFAFTFLKLKRMNPDKPFHLNMFKDCERRSLVKLFHHREPSAPPPPRIV; encoded by the exons ATGGGTGTCTATAAGTCTTTGgatcaaatcaagaactcaagaagaggaagaaattTTAGTGTTTTTACAAACAAGGGATTactgttttgggtatttgtaCTTGCTGTACTTTGCTTCATCTCATTGGCTGCTTTTGCCTTAGGGATGCACTTCCATG TTAAACTGGAACATGGCATGTTGCCTTGGAGAGAAATGCGAGAAGATTTTATTGTGCATGATGTCCCTGAGCGCCCAACAAAGAAGCCGCGTAGGCAGC TGTTTAGGGATGCCGTCGATTTGcatagtgaacccaaggattttatgaatttcaCCCAGTTTTCCCTGGGATATATGGAAACAGAAAAGAAAGCTTCCCATACTGATGCTCATGATCCCAGATTTGGTGGACACCAGACCCTTGAAGAAAGAGAACAATCATTTTCTGCTGTAAATCAAACAATTCATTGTGGTTTTTTGAGGGGAGCTGCAGGGCTTCCAAGTACTGGATTTGATTTGAAAGAGGAGGACAAAAGATACATGAGTGCGTGCAGAGTGGTCGTATCATCATGTATTTTTGGAAGCTCTGATTTTTTAAGAAGGCCGACAAGCAGATTG ATCAGTGAGTATTCAAAGAAGAACGTATGTTTTGTTATGTTTGTTGATGAGGGAACTCTTTCAACGCTCTCAAAAGAAGGAAGCGCACCTGATGATGGTGGATTTGTTGGATTGTGGAAATTAGTTGTCGTCAAGAACTTACCATACACAGATACGCGTAAAACAGGGAAAGTACCAAAGTTTTTGACGCATCGCCTCTTTCCTTCTTCTAG GTACTCTATTTGGCTAGATAGCAAACTGCGGCTCTCAACTGATCCAATGTTGATAATTGATCATTTCTTGTGGCAAACCGGCTCTGAGTATGCCATCTCAAATCATTATACTCGGCACTGTGTTTGGGAAGAAGTACTCCAAAATAAGCGTCTAAATAAGTACAATCACACTGCTATTGATGAACAGTTTTCGTTGTACCAATCTGATGGTCTTACCAAATTTGACCCTTTAGATCCGAATCCATCTCTGCCAAGCT ATGTGCCTGAAGGTTCTTTTATTGTCAGAGCACATACACCGATGTCAAATTTATTCTCTTGCCTCTGGTTCAACGAAGTTGACCGATTTACTTCACGTGACCAACTAAGCTTTGCATTTACATTCCTAAAGCTGAAGAGAATGAATCCAgacaaaccattccatttaaatATGTTTAAG GACTGCGAGCGTAGGTCACTGGTCAAGTTGTTTCATCACAGAGAGCCATCTGCTCCACCTCCTCCAAGAATAGTTTGA
- the LOC107847733 gene encoding probable hexosyltransferase MUCI70 isoform X2, whose protein sequence is MGVYKSLDQIKNSRRGRNFSVFTNKGLLFWVFVLAVLCFISLAAFALGMHFHVKLEHGMLPWREMREDFIVHDVPERPTKKPRRQRFFPCDVVFRDAVDLHSEPKDFMNFTQFSLGYMETEKKASHTDAHDPRFGGHQTLEEREQSFSAVNQTIHCGFLRGAAGLPSTGFDLKEEDKRYMSACRVVVSSCIFGSSDFLRRPTSRLISEYSKKNVCFVMFVDEGTLSTLSKEGSAPDDGGFVGLWKLVVVKNLPYTDTRKTGKVPKFLTHRLFPSSRYSIWLDSKLRLSTDPMLIIDHFLWQTGSEYAISNHYTRHCVWEEVLQNKRLNKYNHTAIDEQFSLYQSDGLTKFDPLDPNPSLPSYVPEGSFIVRAHTPMSNLFSCLWFNEVDRFTSRDQLSFAFTFLKLKRMNPDKPFHLNMFKDCERRSLVKLFHHREPSAPPPPRIV, encoded by the exons ATGGGTGTCTATAAGTCTTTGgatcaaatcaagaactcaagaagaggaagaaattTTAGTGTTTTTACAAACAAGGGATTactgttttgggtatttgtaCTTGCTGTACTTTGCTTCATCTCATTGGCTGCTTTTGCCTTAGGGATGCACTTCCATG TTAAACTGGAACATGGCATGTTGCCTTGGAGAGAAATGCGAGAAGATTTTATTGTGCATGATGTCCCTGAGCGCCCAACAAAGAAGCCGCGTAGGCAGC GCTTTTTTCCTTGTGATGTAGTGTTTAGGGATGCCGTCGATTTGcatagtgaacccaaggattttatgaatttcaCCCAGTTTTCCCTGGGATATATGGAAACAGAAAAGAAAGCTTCCCATACTGATGCTCATGATCCCAGATTTGGTGGACACCAGACCCTTGAAGAAAGAGAACAATCATTTTCTGCTGTAAATCAAACAATTCATTGTGGTTTTTTGAGGGGAGCTGCAGGGCTTCCAAGTACTGGATTTGATTTGAAAGAGGAGGACAAAAGATACATGAGTGCGTGCAGAGTGGTCGTATCATCATGTATTTTTGGAAGCTCTGATTTTTTAAGAAGGCCGACAAGCAGATTG ATCAGTGAGTATTCAAAGAAGAACGTATGTTTTGTTATGTTTGTTGATGAGGGAACTCTTTCAACGCTCTCAAAAGAAGGAAGCGCACCTGATGATGGTGGATTTGTTGGATTGTGGAAATTAGTTGTCGTCAAGAACTTACCATACACAGATACGCGTAAAACAGGGAAAGTACCAAAGTTTTTGACGCATCGCCTCTTTCCTTCTTCTAG GTACTCTATTTGGCTAGATAGCAAACTGCGGCTCTCAACTGATCCAATGTTGATAATTGATCATTTCTTGTGGCAAACCGGCTCTGAGTATGCCATCTCAAATCATTATACTCGGCACTGTGTTTGGGAAGAAGTACTCCAAAATAAGCGTCTAAATAAGTACAATCACACTGCTATTGATGAACAGTTTTCGTTGTACCAATCTGATGGTCTTACCAAATTTGACCCTTTAGATCCGAATCCATCTCTGCCAAGCT ATGTGCCTGAAGGTTCTTTTATTGTCAGAGCACATACACCGATGTCAAATTTATTCTCTTGCCTCTGGTTCAACGAAGTTGACCGATTTACTTCACGTGACCAACTAAGCTTTGCATTTACATTCCTAAAGCTGAAGAGAATGAATCCAgacaaaccattccatttaaatATGTTTAAG GACTGCGAGCGTAGGTCACTGGTCAAGTTGTTTCATCACAGAGAGCCATCTGCTCCACCTCCTCCAAGAATAGTTTGA
- the LOC107847733 gene encoding probable hexosyltransferase MUCI70 isoform X1, whose product MNYPLHQVDVNNAFLQGKIQDVYMSQPPGYEDTNHPNYVCNLKKAISDSGKLLSQSKYIQEILYDTQMQDCKGIQSPMSMFEILLVDDEAPKTDGKEYRSVLGFFPCDVVFRDAVDLHSEPKDFMNFTQFSLGYMETEKKASHTDAHDPRFGGHQTLEEREQSFSAVNQTIHCGFLRGAAGLPSTGFDLKEEDKRYMSACRVVVSSCIFGSSDFLRRPTSRLISEYSKKNVCFVMFVDEGTLSTLSKEGSAPDDGGFVGLWKLVVVKNLPYTDTRKTGKVPKFLTHRLFPSSRYSIWLDSKLRLSTDPMLIIDHFLWQTGSEYAISNHYTRHCVWEEVLQNKRLNKYNHTAIDEQFSLYQSDGLTKFDPLDPNPSLPSYVPEGSFIVRAHTPMSNLFSCLWFNEVDRFTSRDQLSFAFTFLKLKRMNPDKPFHLNMFKDCERRSLVKLFHHREPSAPPPPRIV is encoded by the exons ATGAACTACCCACTACATCAAGTAGATGTCAATAATGCTTTTCTTCAAGGAAAGATTCAAGACGTGTATATGTCTCAACCTCCTGGCTATGAAGACACAAATCATCCCAACTATGTTTGCAATCTCAAAAAGGCAATTTCGGATTCCGGCAAGCTCCTAAG TCAATCCAAGTATATACAGGAGATTCTATATGACACTCAGATGCAAGACTGCAAAGGTATTCAGTCACCTATGAGCATGTTCGAGATCCTACTAGTTGATGATGAAGCACCTAAAACTGATGGAAAAGAATACAGAAGTGTGCTCG GCTTTTTTCCTTGTGATGTAGTGTTTAGGGATGCCGTCGATTTGcatagtgaacccaaggattttatgaatttcaCCCAGTTTTCCCTGGGATATATGGAAACAGAAAAGAAAGCTTCCCATACTGATGCTCATGATCCCAGATTTGGTGGACACCAGACCCTTGAAGAAAGAGAACAATCATTTTCTGCTGTAAATCAAACAATTCATTGTGGTTTTTTGAGGGGAGCTGCAGGGCTTCCAAGTACTGGATTTGATTTGAAAGAGGAGGACAAAAGATACATGAGTGCGTGCAGAGTGGTCGTATCATCATGTATTTTTGGAAGCTCTGATTTTTTAAGAAGGCCGACAAGCAGATTG ATCAGTGAGTATTCAAAGAAGAACGTATGTTTTGTTATGTTTGTTGATGAGGGAACTCTTTCAACGCTCTCAAAAGAAGGAAGCGCACCTGATGATGGTGGATTTGTTGGATTGTGGAAATTAGTTGTCGTCAAGAACTTACCATACACAGATACGCGTAAAACAGGGAAAGTACCAAAGTTTTTGACGCATCGCCTCTTTCCTTCTTCTAG GTACTCTATTTGGCTAGATAGCAAACTGCGGCTCTCAACTGATCCAATGTTGATAATTGATCATTTCTTGTGGCAAACCGGCTCTGAGTATGCCATCTCAAATCATTATACTCGGCACTGTGTTTGGGAAGAAGTACTCCAAAATAAGCGTCTAAATAAGTACAATCACACTGCTATTGATGAACAGTTTTCGTTGTACCAATCTGATGGTCTTACCAAATTTGACCCTTTAGATCCGAATCCATCTCTGCCAAGCT ATGTGCCTGAAGGTTCTTTTATTGTCAGAGCACATACACCGATGTCAAATTTATTCTCTTGCCTCTGGTTCAACGAAGTTGACCGATTTACTTCACGTGACCAACTAAGCTTTGCATTTACATTCCTAAAGCTGAAGAGAATGAATCCAgacaaaccattccatttaaatATGTTTAAG GACTGCGAGCGTAGGTCACTGGTCAAGTTGTTTCATCACAGAGAGCCATCTGCTCCACCTCCTCCAAGAATAGTTTGA
- the LOC107846874 gene encoding origin of replication complex subunit 6: MDLSDLARKLNLSETKHIVRKAAELRRLADVQFDSSVIGVGEICKAIICLEIAASRMDVVFDRQAAIKLSGMSEKAYSRSFTSMQNGIGVKNKLDIRELAIQFGCIRLIPFVQKGLSLYKDRFRSSLPPSRKASADFSRPVFTAAAFYLCAKRHKLKVDKMKLIEVCGTSESEFANVSTSMNDLCFDVFGTSKEKKDPKTVKGNRELLDALPEKRRAEDGGYSSEDDNSSACKKRKRMDEQAYQEWKSSVLASKNQGSPKAPKQTKQARLDFMKKVPETKVQAT; encoded by the exons ATGGATCTCTCCGACCTCGCCCGTAAACTCAACCTCTCCGAGACCAAACACATAGTCCGCAAAGCCGCTGAGCTACGTAGACTTGCCGATGTGCAATTCGATTCCTCCGTCATCGGCGTT GGGGAGATATGCAAGGCGATAATTTGCTTAGAGATTGCTGCTTCTag GATGGATGTGGTGTTTGATCGCCAGGCAGCAATAAAATTGAGTGGGATGTCGGAGAAGGCTTACAGCAGATCATTCACTTCAATGCAAAATGGTATTGGAGTGAA AAACAAGCTTGATATCAGAGAATTGGCAATTCAATTTGGGTGTATCAGGCTCATTCCTTTTGTTCAAAAAGGTTTATCATT ATACAAGGACCGGTTTCGTTCATCCTTGCCACCTTCTAGAAAGGCAAGTGCTGATTTCAGTAGACCTGTGTTCACTGCTGCTGCGTTCTATTTGTGTGCAAAAAGGCATAAG CTCAAGGTTGATAAAATGAAGTTAATTGAAGTTTGTGGCACATCAGAATCTGAATTTGCTAAT GTGTCTACCTCAATGAATGATctttgttttgatgtttttggCACATCAAAGGAGAAAAAAGATCCCAAGACAGTGAAGGGGAACCGAG AGCTGCTAGATGCATTACCTGAAAAAAGGAGAGCTGAAGATGGTGGCTATTCATCTGAGGATGATAAT TCATCTGCTTGCAAGAAGCGCAAACGTATGGATGAACAAGCTTATCAGGAATGGAAATCTTCTGTCCTTGCATCAAAAAATCAAGGCAGCCCAAAAG CTCCTAAACAAACCAAACAAGCTCGGCTGGATTTCATGAAGAAGGTTCCTGAAACTAAAGTGCAAGCAACATAA